Proteins encoded within one genomic window of Rhodobacteraceae bacterium LMO-JJ12:
- a CDS encoding MFS transporter translates to MQKSAPLFTPVLIVGCVIILVSFAIRASFGIFQIPIAEEFGWARSEFSLAIALQNLFWGIGQPIFGALAEKIGDRRAIIIGALIYAAGLVLSSFAVTPTSMQLYEILVGFGIAGTGFGVILAVVGRAASDENRSMSLAIATAAGSGGQVIGAPLAEYLLTFFTWQSVFVIFAAMILAVLVTLPMMRGPKPPASRAELEESMGSILKKAFRDPSYTLIFLGFFSCGYQLAFITAHFPALVTEMCGPLTSGGLLHGLGITTTSRLGAVAISLIGLANIVGTLTAGWLGNRYSKKYLLAGIYTGRTLIAAAFILVPMTPATVLLFSVSMGALWLATVPLTSGLIAHIYGLRYMGTLYGIVFFSHQLGSFLGVWLGGRMYDIYGSYSAVWWVGVAIGAFSAIVHLPVKERRLVPA, encoded by the coding sequence ATGCAGAAATCCGCCCCTCTTTTCACTCCCGTGTTGATCGTGGGGTGCGTGATCATCCTTGTTTCCTTCGCCATTCGTGCCAGCTTCGGTATTTTTCAGATCCCCATCGCCGAAGAATTCGGCTGGGCGCGAAGCGAGTTTTCCCTCGCCATCGCCTTGCAAAACCTGTTCTGGGGCATCGGCCAGCCGATTTTCGGCGCCTTGGCCGAAAAAATAGGTGACCGGCGCGCCATAATCATCGGCGCCCTGATCTATGCCGCAGGACTTGTGCTCAGCTCTTTCGCAGTCACACCAACCTCAATGCAACTCTATGAAATCCTTGTGGGTTTCGGCATCGCAGGCACGGGCTTCGGGGTCATTCTCGCGGTGGTGGGCCGTGCCGCCTCGGATGAAAACCGCTCGATGAGCCTTGCCATCGCCACTGCCGCAGGCTCCGGCGGTCAGGTCATCGGCGCACCGCTGGCCGAATACCTGCTCACCTTCTTCACTTGGCAATCGGTGTTCGTGATCTTTGCCGCAATGATCCTTGCTGTCCTTGTCACCCTGCCAATGATGCGCGGCCCCAAACCACCAGCAAGCCGCGCCGAGCTGGAAGAAAGCATGGGCTCCATCCTCAAGAAAGCCTTCCGCGATCCGTCCTACACATTGATTTTCCTCGGCTTTTTCTCCTGCGGCTATCAACTGGCCTTCATCACAGCGCATTTTCCGGCCCTGGTCACCGAGATGTGCGGCCCCCTCACATCGGGCGGTCTTTTGCATGGCTTGGGCATCACCACAACGTCGCGGCTCGGCGCGGTGGCAATCTCGCTAATCGGTCTGGCTAATATCGTCGGCACCCTGACTGCCGGTTGGCTGGGCAACCGGTATTCGAAAAAGTATTTGCTGGCAGGCATTTATACCGGTCGCACCCTCATCGCCGCCGCCTTCATTCTCGTGCCGATGACACCGGCAACGGTGCTTTTGTTCTCTGTTTCCATGGGGGCACTATGGCTGGCCACGGTGCCACTCACCTCCGGTCTCATCGCCCATATCTATGGGCTGCGCTACATGGGTACGCTCTACGGAATCGTCTTTTTCTCGCACCAGCTTGGCAGCTTCCTGGGGGTCTGGCTGGGCGGGCGGATGTATGACATCTACGGCAGCTATTCCGCCGTCTGGTGGGTCGGCGTCGCAATTGGTGCCTTCTCTGCCATCGTCCATCTTCCGGTCAAGGAACGCCGTTTGGTTCCGGCCTGA
- a CDS encoding lysophospholipase, with the protein MTATLNILRKGPKNGPPVLLVHGAWHGAWCWQGNYLNAFADAGFDTHAPDLRGHGQSPPRKAMRWNRIRDYVDDIACTIAELPAPPIVIGHSMGGFIIQHLMARNIPLRGAGLLCALPHTGALGVALKTLRRTPLTLLRVLARASLYPMVQNPQHAAQLFLDPDATDDAIAAFHPRLSDESFLAFLDMLVLALPHKPTASPSVCVVGGALDQIFPPKTQHRLARRFDTAAHIIPDAPHDLMLSRHWQASAQVFLDWARTLPE; encoded by the coding sequence ATGACTGCAACGCTCAACATCCTGCGCAAGGGGCCAAAGAACGGCCCGCCCGTGCTTTTGGTCCATGGCGCGTGGCACGGCGCATGGTGCTGGCAGGGCAATTACCTCAATGCCTTCGCCGACGCTGGGTTCGACACCCATGCGCCCGACTTGCGCGGCCACGGGCAAAGCCCGCCGCGCAAAGCCATGCGCTGGAACCGGATCCGCGACTACGTCGATGATATCGCTTGCACGATTGCAGAGCTGCCCGCCCCGCCCATCGTCATCGGCCATTCCATGGGCGGGTTCATCATCCAACACCTGATGGCGCGAAACATCCCCCTGCGTGGCGCGGGCCTTCTCTGCGCCCTCCCGCATACCGGCGCGCTGGGTGTCGCGCTCAAAACCCTGCGCCGCACCCCGCTCACCCTGCTTCGCGTCCTTGCCCGCGCCTCTCTCTACCCGATGGTCCAGAACCCGCAGCATGCCGCCCAACTCTTTCTCGATCCGGATGCAACAGACGACGCCATCGCCGCCTTCCATCCCCGGCTGAGCGATGAAAGCTTCCTTGCCTTCCTCGATATGCTGGTATTGGCGCTGCCGCACAAACCCACGGCCTCGCCCTCGGTCTGTGTGGTCGGCGGCGCACTCGATCAGATCTTTCCACCCAAAACCCAGCACCGCCTCGCCCGCCGTTTTGACACTGCTGCACATATCATCCCCGACGCGCCGCATGACCTGATGCTGTCACGTCACTGGCAGGCAAGCGCACAGGTCTTTCTCGATTGGGCAAGAACCCTCCCCGAATAG
- a CDS encoding metal ABC transporter permease, which produces MISYLLEPFAYGYMTNAMWVSALVGGVCAFLSAYLMLKGWSLIGDALSHSVVPGVAGAYILGLPFALGAFIAGALAAGAMLFLSERSGLKVDVIIGLIFTSFFGLGLFIVSVNPMSVSIQTITMGNILAITPEDTLQLAIIGFVSLAVLLAKWKDLMVTFFDENHARTIGLRPGLLKAVFFVLLSASVVAAMQTVGAFLVIAMVVTPGATAYLLCDRFPRLIVTSVAIGSLTSFFGAYISFFLDGATGGIIVTLQTLIFLLAFVFAPKHGLLAARRKANAALKRGPARPMQESA; this is translated from the coding sequence ATGATCAGCTATCTGCTTGAACCCTTCGCCTATGGCTACATGACAAATGCGATGTGGGTATCGGCGCTTGTTGGTGGCGTCTGTGCGTTCCTGTCGGCTTACCTCATGCTCAAGGGTTGGTCGCTGATCGGTGATGCGCTTTCGCACTCGGTCGTGCCGGGCGTTGCAGGCGCCTACATCCTTGGACTGCCATTTGCGCTGGGCGCGTTCATCGCGGGCGCGCTGGCGGCAGGTGCGATGTTGTTTCTCTCAGAACGCTCGGGTCTCAAGGTCGATGTCATCATCGGGTTGATTTTCACCTCATTCTTCGGACTTGGCCTATTCATCGTCTCGGTCAATCCGATGTCGGTTTCGATCCAGACCATAACAATGGGCAACATCCTGGCCATCACGCCCGAGGACACGTTGCAATTGGCGATCATTGGCTTTGTGTCGCTCGCGGTGTTACTTGCGAAATGGAAAGACCTGATGGTCACCTTCTTTGACGAAAACCACGCGCGCACCATCGGCCTGCGCCCCGGCTTGCTCAAGGCCGTCTTCTTTGTGCTTCTGTCAGCTTCGGTCGTCGCAGCGATGCAAACTGTCGGCGCATTCCTTGTGATCGCGATGGTGGTCACGCCTGGCGCCACCGCCTATTTGCTTTGCGACCGGTTTCCGCGCCTGATCGTCACCTCTGTCGCCATCGGATCGCTGACCAGCTTTTTTGGTGCCTACATCAGCTTTTTCCTCGACGGGGCGACTGGCGGCATCATCGTCACCTTGCAAACACTGATCTTCCTCCTGGCCTTCGTATTTGCCCCGAAACACGGGCTTCTGGCGGCACGGCGCAAGGCGAATGCAGCGCTCAAACGCGGCCCCGCGCGCCCCATGCAGGAGAGCGCATGA
- a CDS encoding metal ABC transporter permease — MDIETLLMPFRFGFMQNAFLISIIVSVPTALLSCFLVVKGWALMGDAVSHAVLPGIVLAYILGLPLIVGAFAAGMTCAIATGYLATNSRVKQDTVMGVVFSGMFGVGIVLYVSIETNAHLDHILFGNMLGVETHELWTAGIISAGVGLMLALKWKDWLLHSFDPAQAKASGLWVGWLHYGLLAALSLTIVATLSAAGLILAIGLLIAPGAIAFLLVRQFSTMLWVSVLVCMASMLLGTYASFFLDSAPAPTIILILTAMFILALVRRQFVTRRMSQQRKSQQI; from the coding sequence ATGGATATCGAAACACTCCTGATGCCCTTCCGCTTTGGCTTCATGCAGAACGCCTTCCTTATCTCGATCATCGTATCGGTGCCGACCGCCCTGTTGTCGTGTTTTCTGGTGGTAAAGGGATGGGCATTGATGGGCGACGCGGTTAGCCACGCCGTCCTGCCGGGAATCGTTCTGGCCTACATCCTGGGCTTGCCGCTGATCGTCGGTGCCTTTGCCGCAGGCATGACATGCGCCATTGCCACCGGCTATCTTGCAACTAACAGCCGGGTCAAACAGGACACCGTCATGGGGGTGGTGTTCTCCGGCATGTTCGGGGTCGGCATCGTGCTGTATGTCTCGATCGAGACCAACGCACACCTCGATCACATCCTGTTTGGCAACATGTTGGGGGTGGAAACCCATGAACTCTGGACCGCCGGGATCATTTCTGCGGGGGTCGGCCTGATGCTCGCCCTGAAATGGAAAGACTGGCTGCTGCACAGCTTTGATCCTGCGCAAGCAAAGGCGTCGGGCCTCTGGGTCGGTTGGCTGCATTATGGCCTTTTGGCCGCGCTCTCGCTCACCATCGTGGCGACGCTTTCAGCGGCTGGGCTGATCCTTGCCATCGGGCTACTGATCGCGCCGGGGGCAATCGCTTTCCTGCTGGTGCGTCAGTTTTCAACCATGCTGTGGGTGTCGGTTCTGGTGTGTATGGCCTCAATGCTTCTGGGCACCTATGCCAGCTTTTTTCTGGATAGCGCACCCGCCCCCACGATTATCCTGATCCTCACTGCGATGTTCATATTGGCCCTTGTTCGGCGTCAGTTCGTCACTCGTCGCATGTCGCAACAACGCAAGTCTCAACAAATATGA
- a CDS encoding AEC family transporter, whose protein sequence is MLEIFLKTVPFFALIGLGYGAGRTKFFSEEATAYLTKFVFYFALSAMIFRFASNMSLSDVAEPRFILAYLWGSGCVYGLAMGVAFLRGRPAEEAAIEAQCAVIANVGFLGIPMLTLLLGPDAVGPLMMVLAMDLIVFGSLIVIVVTGGRDGRMSFAVLGTVGMGLLKNPMIMSMALGLLVSALHIPIPTPVEEFLVLLGAAATPGALFAIGASLASKSAERMVVAGWLSFAKLVLHPLFVAVAALYLFPLDPFPAAVMISCAALPVAGNIFILAQHYGVAPHRVSAVILVSTMLSVVSVPLVIAWVTQLY, encoded by the coding sequence ATGCTGGAGATATTCCTCAAGACCGTGCCGTTTTTTGCTCTTATCGGGCTGGGATATGGCGCCGGGCGAACGAAGTTCTTTTCCGAGGAAGCGACCGCCTATCTAACCAAGTTCGTGTTCTATTTTGCGCTCTCGGCGATGATATTTCGCTTCGCCTCAAATATGTCGCTGTCGGATGTGGCGGAACCGCGGTTCATCCTAGCCTATCTCTGGGGGTCGGGTTGTGTCTATGGGCTGGCGATGGGGGTGGCGTTTTTGCGCGGACGCCCAGCCGAGGAGGCAGCGATCGAGGCGCAATGCGCGGTGATTGCCAACGTCGGTTTCCTGGGGATCCCGATGCTGACACTGTTGCTCGGCCCCGATGCGGTGGGGCCGCTCATGATGGTGCTGGCGATGGACCTGATCGTGTTTGGTTCTCTGATTGTGATCGTCGTGACGGGCGGGCGCGATGGCCGGATGAGTTTTGCGGTGCTGGGCACAGTGGGTATGGGGTTATTGAAAAACCCGATGATCATGTCGATGGCGCTGGGTCTTCTGGTTTCGGCGCTGCATATTCCGATCCCGACGCCGGTGGAAGAGTTCCTTGTCCTTTTGGGCGCCGCAGCAACACCTGGTGCGCTTTTCGCCATCGGTGCATCACTGGCCAGCAAATCGGCTGAGCGGATGGTCGTAGCGGGGTGGCTGAGCTTTGCCAAGCTGGTTCTGCACCCGCTTTTTGTCGCCGTGGCGGCGCTTTATCTTTTCCCTCTTGATCCGTTCCCCGCGGCTGTCATGATCTCATGCGCTGCGTTGCCGGTGGCGGGCAACATCTTCATTCTGGCACAGCATTACGGCGTAGCGCCACATCGGGTCTCGGCGGTAATCCTTGTTTCTACCATGCTGAGCGTTGTGTCGGTCCCCTTGGTCATCGCCTGGGTGACACAGCTCTACTGA
- a CDS encoding metal ABC transporter substrate-binding protein, which produces MKVVTTFTVLADMAANVAGDAAEVVSITKPGAEIHGYEPTPRDIVRAYDADLILWNGLNLELWFEQFLSNLSNVPSATLSDGIVPISIAAGSYEGKANPHAWMGLDNALIYIDNIANALAEHDPDNATIYAENATRYKDELRATIEPLRLAIAEIPEDKRWLVTCEGAFSYLARDFAMKELYLWPMNADQIGTPQQVRAVIDGVRQHEIPVVFCESTVNTAPAKQVARETGARFGGVLYVDSLSAAGGPVPTYLDLLRVTTSTIAEGLTLGNE; this is translated from the coding sequence ATGAAGGTCGTGACAACCTTTACCGTTCTCGCTGACATGGCCGCGAATGTTGCCGGGGACGCGGCAGAGGTGGTGTCGATCACCAAACCGGGCGCTGAGATTCACGGCTATGAGCCCACACCCCGCGATATCGTGCGCGCTTATGATGCCGATCTGATCCTCTGGAACGGGTTGAACCTGGAACTCTGGTTCGAACAATTCCTGTCCAACCTGAGCAATGTTCCCTCGGCCACCTTGTCAGACGGTATCGTCCCAATTTCGATTGCGGCCGGAAGTTACGAAGGCAAAGCCAACCCGCATGCCTGGATGGGGCTGGATAATGCGCTTATCTATATCGATAATATCGCCAACGCCCTTGCCGAGCATGACCCCGATAACGCGACGATTTATGCTGAAAACGCAACCCGCTACAAGGATGAGCTACGTGCCACCATCGAACCGCTGCGACTGGCCATAGCGGAAATTCCAGAAGACAAGCGCTGGCTGGTCACTTGCGAAGGAGCGTTCAGCTATCTCGCCCGCGATTTTGCAATGAAGGAACTCTATCTCTGGCCGATGAATGCCGATCAGATTGGCACACCACAGCAAGTGCGCGCCGTGATTGACGGTGTGCGCCAACATGAAATTCCCGTGGTATTCTGCGAGAGCACGGTGAACACTGCACCCGCCAAGCAGGTCGCGCGGGAAACTGGCGCGAGGTTCGGTGGGGTGCTCTATGTCGACTCGCTCAGCGCGGCAGGCGGGCCGGTGCCTACCTATCTCGACTTGCTCAGAGTGACTACGAGCACAATTGCCGAGGGGCTAACCCTTGGAAACGAATGA
- a CDS encoding nitroreductase family protein yields the protein MSQQDLPGYQPVPLPRRPERSDAEVTEAAKTFRKDMAERHTIRDFSTRSVSREVIEEIILTAGGAPSGANHQPWHFVAISDPEVKAKIRVAAEEEEAKFYAGGAGDEWLSALEPMGTGVSKPHLEDAPWLIVVFAQRYGLREDGTRFKNYYVPESVGIASGFLIAALNMAGLYALTHTPNPMKFLTGVCRRPEHEKPIMIVAVGHAAEDAMIPGKALKKKPLDEVATFITD from the coding sequence ATGAGCCAGCAAGACTTGCCAGGATATCAGCCAGTTCCGCTGCCGCGGCGCCCTGAGCGCAGCGATGCAGAGGTCACGGAGGCCGCGAAAACCTTTCGTAAAGACATGGCAGAGCGGCACACGATCCGGGATTTCAGCACACGCAGCGTTTCGCGCGAGGTGATCGAAGAGATCATCCTTACCGCTGGTGGAGCGCCGAGTGGCGCCAACCATCAGCCGTGGCATTTTGTGGCAATTTCCGATCCTGAAGTGAAAGCGAAAATCAGGGTGGCAGCCGAAGAGGAAGAAGCGAAGTTCTATGCGGGTGGTGCAGGAGACGAATGGCTGAGCGCGCTGGAGCCCATGGGAACCGGCGTTTCCAAGCCACATTTGGAAGACGCGCCTTGGCTGATCGTTGTCTTCGCGCAGCGTTATGGGCTGCGCGAAGACGGCACACGGTTCAAGAATTACTATGTGCCTGAAAGCGTTGGGATCGCCAGCGGGTTTCTGATTGCGGCGCTGAATATGGCGGGGCTATATGCGCTGACCCACACGCCCAATCCGATGAAGTTTCTTACCGGGGTGTGTAGGCGACCGGAGCACGAAAAACCGATCATGATCGTTGCGGTAGGCCATGCCGCCGAGGATGCAATGATACCTGGCAAGGCGCTTAAGAAAAAACCGCTGGACGAGGTGGCGACGTTCATCACGGATTGA
- a CDS encoding class I SAM-dependent methyltransferase, whose amino-acid sequence MPDPQLRSLAEIFLSNGDRQIYKWLHYFDIYEKHFARFRGTAPVMLEIGVLKGGSLQMWKEYFGPGTQIVGLDINPKCKKFEEEGIEIVIGSQDDEEVLDDLLERYQFDIVLDDGSHQMDHLNATFSHLYTAISPHGVYLLEDLHCCYFPRFGGGLGRDGSFMETVKTCIDQLHATYIRDVEPDGFTRSTSGIHIYDSIVAFERAPQGERQRLATAAMGQLTKKADG is encoded by the coding sequence ATGCCTGATCCCCAGTTGCGCAGTCTGGCCGAGATTTTCCTGTCGAACGGGGATCGCCAGATTTACAAATGGCTGCACTATTTCGACATCTACGAGAAGCACTTTGCCCGGTTTCGTGGCACAGCGCCGGTGATGCTGGAAATAGGTGTGCTCAAAGGTGGTTCGCTTCAGATGTGGAAGGAATATTTCGGGCCGGGAACGCAGATTGTCGGGCTCGATATCAATCCGAAATGCAAGAAATTTGAGGAGGAAGGCATCGAGATTGTCATCGGTTCGCAGGATGATGAAGAGGTGTTGGATGATCTTCTGGAACGCTACCAGTTCGACATTGTGCTTGACGACGGTAGCCATCAGATGGATCACCTGAACGCAACTTTCTCGCATCTCTACACCGCGATTTCGCCCCATGGGGTCTATCTTCTGGAAGATCTTCATTGCTGCTATTTTCCACGGTTTGGCGGCGGCCTGGGGCGCGACGGCAGCTTCATGGAAACGGTGAAAACCTGCATAGATCAACTGCACGCCACCTATATTCGCGATGTCGAACCGGATGGTTTTACCCGCAGCACAAGCGGTATTCACATCTATGACAGCATCGTCGCGTTTGAACGCGCGCCACAGGGGGAGCGCCAAAGACTGGCCACCGCCGCGATGGGGCAACTGACGAAAAAGGCGGATGGATGA
- a CDS encoding ornithine cyclodeaminase → MSIPMIPFVEGEARLSWQGLLKAFEAGHEMAKAEIGDTFLYRGKDTLLSRAAWIDGMGQAVKTATIFPGNPGQGKPMVNGAVNLYSDKDGTLEAIVDFHLVTKWKTAGDSLYSASKLAREGAQDFLIVGAGTVGRSMFEAYGALFPGARFSVWNRSPEGAEAMVAQCPGMVVACDLEAAVGAADVIVTATMSSEPVIKGAWLRPGQHLDLIGAYRPDMREVDDEAMTRARVFVDSYDTTLAHIGELIEPLKSGALKRDDVISDFYMPETYVRQSDDEITIAKNGGGAHLDLMTSRYILDAWLS, encoded by the coding sequence ATGAGCATTCCAATGATTCCCTTTGTTGAGGGTGAGGCGAGGCTAAGCTGGCAGGGCTTGTTGAAGGCGTTTGAAGCTGGGCATGAGATGGCGAAGGCCGAGATTGGCGATACCTTTCTTTATCGTGGCAAGGACACGCTTTTGTCGCGCGCAGCGTGGATTGATGGGATGGGTCAGGCGGTCAAGACCGCGACCATTTTCCCCGGCAATCCGGGGCAGGGCAAGCCGATGGTGAACGGCGCGGTGAACCTCTATTCCGACAAAGATGGCACGTTGGAAGCGATTGTCGATTTTCATCTGGTAACGAAATGGAAGACCGCCGGAGACAGTCTCTATTCCGCGTCAAAACTGGCGCGCGAGGGCGCGCAAGACTTCCTGATCGTGGGCGCTGGAACGGTGGGCCGGTCGATGTTTGAGGCTTATGGCGCACTCTTTCCCGGTGCGCGGTTCAGCGTGTGGAACCGATCGCCCGAGGGGGCGGAGGCGATGGTGGCGCAGTGCCCCGGAATGGTTGTGGCGTGTGATCTTGAAGCGGCGGTGGGCGCGGCGGATGTGATTGTGACTGCTACGATGTCGTCCGAGCCGGTGATCAAGGGGGCGTGGTTGCGACCCGGGCAACACCTTGATCTTATTGGCGCTTATCGGCCGGATATGCGCGAAGTCGATGATGAAGCCATGACTCGCGCGCGGGTTTTTGTGGACAGCTATGATACAACGCTCGCGCATATTGGTGAGTTGATCGAGCCGCTAAAATCCGGGGCGCTAAAGCGCGACGATGTTATCTCCGACTTTTACATGCCCGAGACGTATGTGCGCCAAAGCGATGACGAAATCACCATCGCCAAGAACGGTGGTGGCGCGCATCTTGATCTGATGACAAGTCGCTATATTCTCGACGCGTGGCTTTCGTGA
- a CDS encoding manganese/iron ABC transporter ATP-binding protein, whose amino-acid sequence MRDDHATPASETKPAGHPEGIAARDVTVTYRNGHTALWDASFDIPRGTVTALVGVNGAGKSTLFKAIMGFVPVARGEISILGHSVRDALSQNLVAYVPQSEEVDWAFPVLVEDVVMMGRYGHMGFLRRPKPADHAAVDQALMRVNMQEFRHRQIGELSGGQRKRVFLARALAQDGQVILLDEPFTGVDVKTEDQIVTLLRELRDEGRVMLVSTHNLGSVPEFCDRTILVKGTVLAHGPTEEIFTRENLEHAFGGVLRYFTLGGTELHDDEDAREVTIVTDDERPFVQYGDKTQRTERDETGREE is encoded by the coding sequence ATGCGCGATGACCACGCGACACCTGCAAGCGAAACCAAGCCAGCAGGCCACCCCGAAGGCATAGCCGCGCGTGATGTCACCGTGACCTATCGCAACGGGCATACCGCGCTCTGGGATGCCAGCTTTGACATACCGCGCGGCACGGTGACTGCTCTGGTCGGCGTCAACGGCGCGGGCAAGTCGACCCTTTTCAAGGCAATCATGGGCTTCGTTCCCGTCGCTCGCGGCGAGATCAGCATCCTCGGCCACAGCGTTCGCGACGCTCTGAGCCAGAACCTTGTCGCCTACGTTCCGCAGTCTGAAGAGGTCGATTGGGCCTTTCCCGTCTTGGTCGAAGACGTTGTGATGATGGGACGTTATGGCCATATGGGGTTCCTGCGACGCCCAAAACCTGCGGATCACGCGGCCGTCGATCAGGCTCTGATGCGCGTCAACATGCAGGAATTCCGCCACAGACAGATCGGTGAATTGTCCGGCGGCCAGCGCAAGCGCGTCTTCTTGGCCCGGGCGCTGGCGCAAGACGGGCAAGTGATCCTTCTGGATGAGCCCTTCACAGGCGTTGATGTAAAAACTGAAGATCAAATTGTTACGCTCTTGCGAGAGCTTCGTGACGAGGGCCGGGTCATGCTGGTTTCCACTCATAATCTCGGTTCGGTCCCCGAATTCTGCGATCGCACCATTCTGGTCAAGGGAACCGTTCTGGCCCACGGACCAACGGAAGAAATCTTTACTCGCGAGAATCTCGAGCATGCCTTTGGCGGTGTGCTGCGCTATTTTACGCTCGGCGGCACCGAGTTGCATGATGACGAAGACGCACGCGAAGTCACGATCGTAACCGATGACGAACGCCCCTTCGTTCAATACGGCGACAAGACCCAGCGCACAGAACGCGACGAAACGGGGCGCGAGGAATGA
- a CDS encoding YaiI/YqxD family protein: MIYVDADACPVKAEVERVAVRHGVKMFLVSNGGLRMSQNPLVEVVIVSAGPDEADMWIAERCGPQDVVITGDIPLAAKCVEAGAQVLKHNGERLTQANVREALAMRDLMTDLRAADPFRQGGGKGFGKADRSRFLDVLETTLRALARG, from the coding sequence ATGATATATGTCGACGCGGATGCGTGCCCCGTCAAAGCCGAGGTCGAGCGGGTCGCGGTGCGCCATGGGGTGAAGATGTTCCTTGTCTCGAACGGAGGTCTGCGGATGTCGCAGAACCCTTTGGTCGAGGTGGTAATCGTTTCCGCCGGGCCGGATGAGGCCGATATGTGGATTGCCGAACGGTGCGGGCCGCAAGACGTTGTGATCACAGGGGATATTCCGCTGGCGGCAAAATGTGTGGAGGCCGGGGCTCAGGTGCTCAAGCACAATGGTGAGCGTCTGACCCAGGCCAACGTGCGCGAGGCGCTGGCGATGCGTGATCTGATGACCGACCTTCGTGCTGCCGACCCGTTCCGCCAAGGCGGCGGCAAGGGCTTTGGCAAGGCGGATCGCTCGCGCTTTCTTGATGTTCTGGAAACCACGCTGCGGGCGTTGGCGCGGGGCTGA
- the fghA gene encoding S-formylglutathione hydrolase gives METVSENRCFGGTQGVYTHASEACGGPMTFALFLPEEARDGPVPVLWYLSGLTCTHENAMVKAGAQGWAAEQGIALVFPDTSPRGEGVADDEAYDLGQGAGFYVNATEKPWAPHFQMWDYVAEELPKLIGQEFALDMERQAITGHSMGGHGALTLAMGLPGRFRSVSAFSPISHPTASDWGRKQLAAYLGDDEGLWARHDATLMMREGGFDGPMLIDTGTSDQFIDLLMPEAFAAAVNTRRQQATLRLQPGYDHSYFFVSSFMEDHVGFHAEALYA, from the coding sequence ATGGAAACTGTATCGGAAAACAGGTGTTTCGGCGGGACGCAAGGCGTCTATACGCACGCATCAGAGGCCTGCGGCGGGCCGATGACCTTCGCGCTTTTCTTGCCGGAAGAGGCGCGCGATGGGCCTGTGCCGGTGCTTTGGTATCTCTCGGGCCTGACCTGCACGCATGAGAACGCCATGGTGAAGGCGGGAGCGCAGGGTTGGGCGGCCGAGCAGGGCATCGCGCTGGTCTTCCCCGACACCTCACCGCGCGGCGAGGGTGTGGCGGATGACGAAGCTTATGATCTGGGGCAGGGCGCGGGCTTTTATGTCAATGCAACTGAAAAACCCTGGGCGCCGCATTTTCAGATGTGGGACTATGTGGCCGAGGAATTGCCCAAGCTGATCGGGCAGGAATTTGCCCTGGATATGGAGCGTCAAGCCATCACCGGGCATTCGATGGGCGGGCATGGCGCGCTGACTTTGGCGATGGGTCTGCCGGGGCGTTTTCGCTCGGTCTCGGCGTTTTCGCCGATCTCGCACCCGACGGCGAGCGATTGGGGCCGCAAACAGCTTGCCGCCTATCTGGGCGATGATGAGGGCCTCTGGGCGCGCCACGATGCCACCCTGATGATGCGTGAAGGAGGCTTTGACGGGCCGATGCTGATCGACACCGGCACGAGCGATCAATTCATCGACCTGTTGATGCCGGAAGCCTTTGCCGCGGCTGTGAACACGCGGCGCCAGCAGGCCACGCTGCGCCTGCAACCGGGGTACGATCATAGCTATTTCTTCGTATCCTCCTTCATGGAAGATCATGTCGGGTTCCACGCGGAGGCGCTTTATGCCTGA